Genomic DNA from Panthera leo isolate Ple1 chromosome A1, P.leo_Ple1_pat1.1, whole genome shotgun sequence:
CCCCAATTTCAGTTAGAGgaagtagaatttaaaatgaatgaaataactaCTCCAGGTACCAGGATCCCTCTGCCTTTTGGGCAAGACCTTGATGTTGGTATGAATTCACTGCAGAACTACCAGCTAAGCTCCAACCCTCATTTCTCCCTGGATGTTCAGCAGGGATCTGATGGATCCCGATACCCAGAGATGGTGCTACAGAGTCCCCTGGATAGGGAAGAAGAAGCTGTGCACCACCTCGTCCTCACCGCCTCTGATGGGGGCAACCCAGTCCGTTCAGGAACCCTCCGCATTCATGTTCAGGTGGTAGATGCAAATGACAACCCTCCAGCATTTACTCAAGCACAGTACCACATGAGTGTCGCGGAAAATGTGCCACCGGGCACTCGGCTGCTTACGGTAAAAGCTACTGACCCAGATGAAGGAGCCAATGGGGAAGTAACATACTCATTTCACAATATAGACCAGAAAATAGCCCAGATATTTCAATTGGATTCTGATACAGgagaaatatcaaataaagaaTCCCTGGATTTTGAAGAATACAAAATTTATCCAATGGAAATTCAAGCTCAGGATGGTGCAGGCCTCATGGCCAGAGCTAAGGTGCTAGTCAAAGTTCTGGACATAAATGATAATGCCCCAGAGGTAACCATGACATCTGTCACCACTGCAGTCCCAGAAAACTTTCCTCCTGGAACTATCATTGCTCTTATCAGTGTGCATGACCAAGACTCTGGAGACAATGGTGACACTACATGTTCCATTCCTGAAAATCTACCCTTTAAATTAGAAAAGTTAGATGATAATTATTACCATTTAGTGACAGAAAGAACACTGGACAGAGAACTTACCTCCAGGTACAACATCACAGTAACAGCAACAGATAAGGGAATTCCAACTCTATCTACGGAAACCCACATTTCACTGAAAGTGACAGATATCAACGACAACCCCCCTTGTTTTCCCCAGGATTCCTACTCTGTCTTCATTCCGGAAAACAATCCCAGAGGTGCCTCCATCTTCTCCTTGACAGCTCAGGATGCTGACACCAATGAGAATGCACTAGTCACTTACTCCTTGGCAGAGGACACCATTCAGGGGGCGCCTCTATCCTCCTACATTTCCATCAACTCAGACACTGGCATTTTATATGCCCTGCGATCCTTCGATTATGAAGAGTTCCGGGACCTTCATCTGAGAGTGATGGCGTATGACAATGGGGATCCCCGACTCAGCAGCAATGTGTCGCTGAGCCTGTTTGTGCTGGACCAGAACGACAATACGCCAGAAATCCTGTACCCAGCGCTCCCCACCGACGGTTCCACAGGCGTGGAGCTGGCGCCCCGATCCGCAGAGCCCGGATACCTGGTGACCAAGGTGGTGGCAGTGGACAGAGACTCTGGCCAGAACGCCTGGCTGTCCTACCGTCTACTCAAGGCCAGCGAGCCAGGGCTCTTCACGGTGGGGCTGCACACGGGCGAGGTGCGCACTGCACGGGCCCTGCTGGACAGAGATGCGCTCAAGCAGAGCCTGGTGGTGGCTGTGCAAGACCACGGCCAACCCCCTCTCTCGGCCACCGTCACGCTCACCGTGGCCGTAGCTGACAACATCCCAGCTGTCCTGGCAGACCTGGGCAGTCTCGAGCCCTCAGCGGACCCTGACTCTTCAGGCCTCACGCTGTACCTGGTGGTGGCGGTGGCTGTAGTCTCCTGCATCTTTCTGGCCTTTGTGATCGTGCTGCTGGGACTCAGGCTGAGGCGCTGGCACTCGTCCCGTTTGCTTCAGGCTGCGGGGGTTGGATTGGCTGGCGTGCCAGCCTCGCACTTTGTGGGCGTGGACGGGGTGGGGGCTTTCCTGCAGACCTATTCCCAGGAGGTCTCCCTCAGGGCGGACGCCCGGGAGAGTCACGTGATCTTCCCCCAGCCCAACTATGCCGACACGCTCCTCAGCCAGGAAAGCTGTGGGAAAAGCGAGCCTCTGCTGATAACTCAGGATTTACTTGAAGGCAAAAAGGAAGCATTTTCTCAGGTAAACGTTTTGTAAATTTATCTAGGTAAAAATGATTACAGAGTTTACTTACCTTTCACTTTTTACTACTAACAGTTCTATTTCCCACATAGCTTTGTAGATTTCTGTTTACAAATTCTGGGAAATTATCATTGTGTGTTTATATCCAGGTATAATTATAATTGCTATTTCATTGAAAAGGAAACTGTAAATTAACTCTAATGTAGGTGATTGAGATGAGTATTGTGTGAGATGCTGTGTTGGTTGTGGAAAGAGCACTGCATCAGAAACAGGAAGATctgacttttaatattttcttgctttcctctggccaaataatcttatttttctgagtttaCCATTCTCTTACCTGGCAAGGATAGGGTTTAACTATAAAAGATCCATCAATATTTATGTGACTAatagtgttttcaaatttttctcagTTACAAATACTAATTTGTCCCTAAATTTAATATAGATGTTGTCTGTCAAAGTGCTATTTTATTTGGAGATGTTTGAAGAGGTAAAGATTGtctaaagtaatatttttatctgtgttAGGATTAAATTATACAAATCTATGTAAGttgtaaatttttgttgaatatctTAGCCCTTTGCATAGTCtgttatttttagatattttatgcaTGCTGAAGAGTACACTAGATGTTTAAGTAACTTATGAAATGAGGTAATAAAGTGCACGATGGAAAATTTACTGTGCAACTTGAGAAATAGTTTCAGAGCCTCCTATCTTGTATATTATGCCCATAATGGAAACAACTGACACAAACtaagaatatatttcattttaatgtgtgtgttAACTCTTCACAGGAAATGTATCATAGATGAGTAAGTCCATGCTTTGATATACTTACTCTGCTCCAGTAAATTAAAGAGATAtaccaaatataaaaagaagaaagccaaagcatgGTAAGGcacaaataaaagataaatatattaatggaccaaagatggaaaagaaagtgGTGAGCCAGGCTAAAGCTGTGGAAATTCTAGGCTTGGCTTAGATGCAGACATTGAAGATCAACAGGTTGTTCCAGCACTGTAACTGGAACAATGTGCTTTGGGCTAAACAAGGGACCTGATCCACACATACTACTTGAATCTAAAATAAGCAGTTCAGCCCCTGAGCTAGTTCAAATTGGCTGCCTGCCAATTCCTGTGGTGACAACTTTTTGCAACCTGCAGACCAAGGGAGAGAGGTAGATCCAGATGCTGGCTTCAGAAAATGAACACTAAATTTCTTAGACTTGAGTTGTAATATTCATAGTATTACAGCTGCACACCACTAAAAGACCTACTTATGTCCTGGGACCTGGGATAGAATAATTTCAAAACCATTTGAGACAAATCCCTGaacccaggagggagggagaatgggagagaaagtagaagaaaaagaccaattaaaaaaaaaactcttctggggcacctgggtggcttagtcaattgagtgtctcacttcagctcaggtcatgatctcatggttgttcagttagagccccgcatcggggcttGGGGGCTtgctgatgtcagcacagaactgacaggaatcctctgtccccctctctctctgcccctcccctgctcatgctctctttcaaaaataaagtaaaataaaatactcttccacttaaaataaatgtacaaaccAAAATGTTGAAACATATTGTCTTCTAGAGTTATTGTTGCTAATGAGATACTTTCAACAAATTGTCATTTTTAGGGtatctccattttctctctgaaggctttaaaaaattttctctgattcttgTTGTATGTCTaagtgttgatttttatttttattatctgtttgGAGTATACTTTCTATTAATAATATAAGTTATTTCAATTCTGGATTTTCTCAGCTCctattaatgaaaaattttgcTTCTATGtgtatcttacaattttatttattatacctcaataaaactggaaaaattacaaagcaaacacttaaaaatagtaaaaggaaacaaaaaaagtttgGACATTTAAATCTATACTCCTATATTACTCTTGGATTTAAGAAAATCACAATGGAAATAAGAACTACTgtagaaaggaacaaaaattaaaatattatttaaaattgtggAATACAGCTAAAAGAGTCTTTAGGGGTAAATTTATTGACAAATACAATAACtaaaagttaaacaaaacaaattatttaaaataagtgaatttagcaagccACTCaagaaacaaggcaaaaaaaaccccacattatATCAgcataaacttaaagaaaataataggaaaaataacCAAGGTAAGAGTATAAATTATTGATACGCAAACAAGGAAGAATTCTAATGAAAAAgcaatagaggggcgcctgggtgactcagtcggttgagcatacaacttcagctcaggtcatgatctcacagctcatgagtttgagccctgctttgtcaggctctgtgcagacagctcagagcctggagcctgcttaggattctgtgtttccctctttttctgcccctccactgcttgtgttctgtctctcaaaaaaaataaacaaacattaatttttttttaacaatagaaGCAGACAGTAAAAGTCATACTGAAACTGgtgggaagaaattaaaattctgtcAAGTCCAATGGTGGGACTAATA
This window encodes:
- the LOC122219213 gene encoding protocadherin gamma-A1-like, whose amino-acid sequence is MVIRGKQPSCSELFLLCLFLGLLLEAWAGKIQYMVPEETDKAFFVGNIAKDLGLQPQELTEHRVRIISRGRTQLFALNHRSGSLVTAGRIDREELCAQSVRCLVSFNILVEDKMKLYPVEVEIIDINDNTPQFQLEEVEFKMNEITTPGTRIPLPFGQDLDVGMNSLQNYQLSSNPHFSLDVQQGSDGSRYPEMVLQSPLDREEEAVHHLVLTASDGGNPVRSGTLRIHVQVVDANDNPPAFTQAQYHMSVAENVPPGTRLLTVKATDPDEGANGEVTYSFHNIDQKIAQIFQLDSDTGEISNKESLDFEEYKIYPMEIQAQDGAGLMARAKVLVKVLDINDNAPEVTMTSVTTAVPENFPPGTIIALISVHDQDSGDNGDTTCSIPENLPFKLEKLDDNYYHLVTERTLDRELTSRYNITVTATDKGIPTLSTETHISLKVTDINDNPPCFPQDSYSVFIPENNPRGASIFSLTAQDADTNENALVTYSLAEDTIQGAPLSSYISINSDTGILYALRSFDYEEFRDLHLRVMAYDNGDPRLSSNVSLSLFVLDQNDNTPEILYPALPTDGSTGVELAPRSAEPGYLVTKVVAVDRDSGQNAWLSYRLLKASEPGLFTVGLHTGEVRTARALLDRDALKQSLVVAVQDHGQPPLSATVTLTVAVADNIPAVLADLGSLEPSADPDSSGLTLYLVVAVAVVSCIFLAFVIVLLGLRLRRWHSSRLLQAAGVGLAGVPASHFVGVDGVGAFLQTYSQEVSLRADARESHVIFPQPNYADTLLSQESCGKSEPLLITQDLLEGKKEAFSQ